One genomic window of Struthio camelus isolate bStrCam1 chromosome 1, bStrCam1.hap1, whole genome shotgun sequence includes the following:
- the ADAMTS1 gene encoding A disintegrin and metalloproteinase with thrombospondin motifs 1 isoform X1 produces the protein MRTARRLPPALPPLLPALLGLGLGLGLGLGPGPGPCAAAAGPAARRALVVPRRLGAAAGGKQLFRLEAFGERLTLELEPDSSFLAPDLTLQYLGGPPTPPPPPGDDLARCFYSGTVNGDPSSAAALSLCAGMRGAFYLRGREYLLQPAAAAPGRPRGAHLLRRRGTRRRGAARCAVAEGGAEPAEPAAAAAARTEPAELAESRSRRQKRFVSSPRYVETMLVADQSMAEFHGSGLKHYLLTLLSVAAKLYKHPSIRNSISLVVVKIMVIYEERKGPDISSNAALTLRNFCSWQKQHNPPSDRHAEHYDTAILFTRQDLCGAKTCDTLGMADVGTVCDLNRSCSIIEDDGLQAAFTTAHELGHVFNMPHDDAKQCASINGISRDFHMMASMLSNLDRSQPWSPCSAYMITTFLDNGHGECLLDKPHKPIQLPSDLPGTLYDANRQCQFTFGDESKHCPDAASTCTTLWCTGTSGGLLVCQTKHFPWADGTSCGEGKWCMNGKCVNKTEKKHYDTPVHGGWGLWGPWGECSRTCGGGVQYSFRECDNPIPRNGGKYCEGKRVQYRSCNVEDCPDNDGKTFREEQCEKHNEFSKSPFGSGPAVEWTPKFAGVSPKDRCKLVCRAKGTGYFFVLQPKVVDGTPCSPDSTSVCVQGQCVKAGCDRMIGSNKKFDKCGICGGNGSTCKKVSGTFVRAKPGYHDVVTIPAGATNIEVKQRNHRGARHDGSFLAIKAADGTYILNGDYTLSTLEQDITYKGSVLRYSGSSAALERIRSFSPLKEPLTVQVLTVGDLPQPKIKFTYFVKKPVQPGSEKAPSKKKESFNAIREIISSEWVIEEWGECSKSCGSGWQRRSVECRDLRGQPAADCARELKPSDIRPCADVPCPQWQLGDWSPCSKTCGKGFKKRLLKCISYDGSVLPQESCEPSKKPKHLIDFCNVTDCS, from the exons ATGAGGACCGCGCGGCGcctgccgcccgccctgccgccgctgctgcccgcgctgctggggctggggctcggcctggggctggggctggggccggggccggggccgtgcgccgccgccgccggccccgccgcccgccgggcgctGGTGGTGCCGCGCCgcctgggcgccgccgccggcgggaagCAGCTCTTCCGCCTGGAGGCCTTCGGCGAGCGGCTCACGCTGGAGCTGGAGCCCGACAGCAGCTTCCTGGCCCCGGACCTCACCCTGCAGTACCTGGGCGGCCccccgacgccgccgccgccgccgggcgacGACCTCGCCCGCTGCTTTTACTCCGGCACCGTCAACGGCGACCCCAGCTCCGCCGCCGCGCTCAGCCTCTGCGCGGGGATGCGCGGCGCCTTCTACCTGCGCGGCCGCGAGTACCTGCtgcagccggccgccgccgcccccggccgcccccgcggagcTCACCTCCTGCGCCGCCGCGGgacccgccgccgcggcgccgcccgctgcGCCGTGGCcgagggcggcgcggagccggcggagccggcagcggcggcagcagcgcggacGGAGCCCGCCGAGCTCGCAG aaagtagaagcagaaggcagaaaaggTTCGTGTCCAGCCCACGCTATGTGGAGACCATGCTGGTGGCCGACCAGTCCATGGCCGAGTTCCACGGCAGCGGGCTCAAGCACTACCTCCTGACGCTGCTCTCAGTGGCGGCCAAGCTCTACAAGCATCCCAGCATTCGCAACTCCATCAGCCTGGTCGTGGTGAAAATCATGGTCATTTACGAGGAGCGGAAGGGGCCCGACATATCTTCCAACGCCGCCCTGACTTTGAGGAACTTCTGCAGCTGGCAGAAGCAGCACAACCCGCCCAGCGACCGGCACGCTGAGCACTACGACACAGCGATCCTCTTCACCAGACAG GACCTCTGCGGTGCCAAGACATGTGATACTCTTGGGATGGCTGATGTGGGAACAGTTTGTGATCTAAACCGCAGTTGCTCTATCATAGAAGACGACGGTTTGCAGGCTGCCTTTACAACAGCCCACGAGCTAG gccacgTGTTTAACATGCCTCATGATGATGCAAAGCAGTGTGCTAGTATTAATGGAATAAGCCGGGATTTCCACATGATGGCATCTATGCTTTCCAATCTGGATCGAAGCCAGCCTTGGTCTCCATGTAGTGCCTACATGATTACAACATTTTTGGATAATGGTCATG GTGAGTGTTTATTGGACAAGCCACACAAACCAATACAGCTTCCTTCTGACTTGCCTGGCACGTTGTATGATGCCAACAGGCAGTGCCAGTTTACATTTGGAGATGAGTCCAAACACTGCCCCGACGCAGCCAGTACGTGTACGACCTTGTGGTGTACTGGCACTTCTGGAGGACTGCTTGTGTGCCAAACTAAACACTTCCCTTGGGCAGACGGCACCAGTTGTGGAGAAGGGAAATGGTGCATGAATGGCAAGTGTGTGAATAAAACTGAGAAGAAGCATTATGAT ACACCGGTGCATGGCGGCTGGGGCTTGTGGGGGCCCTGGGGCGAGTGCTCCCGGACCTGCGGTGGTGGGGTGCAGTACTCATTCAGGGAGTGCGACAATCCCATCCCCAGGAACGGGGGGAAGTACTGCGAAGGGAAGCGGGTGCAATACAGATCGTGCAATGTCGAGGACTGTCCAGATAATGATG GCAAAACCTTTAGAGAGGAGCAATGTGAAAAGCACAATGAGTTTTCCAAGTCCCCCTTTGGAAGTGGACCTGCAGTGGAATGGACACCAAAGTTTGCTGGTGTCTCTCCAAAGGACAGATGCAAGCTGGTCTGCCGAGCAAAGGGAACgggatatttctttgttttacagcCAAAG GTTGTGGACGGTACCCCATGCAGCCCCGATTCCACCTCGGTCTGTGTCCAGGGGCAATGCGTGAAGGCTGGCTGTGACCGGATGATAGGGTCCAATAAGAAGTTTGACAAATGCGGTATCTGCGGTGGCAATGGCTCCACTTGTAAGAAAGTCTCTGGCACGTTTGTTAGAGCAAA ACCTGGCTATCACGACGTGGTCACCATTCCGGCCGGAGCGACCAACATTGAGGTCAAGCAGCGAAATCACAGGGGTGCCAGACACGATGGCAGTTTCCTCGCTATTAAAGCTGCCGACGGCACGTACATCCTAAACGGTGATTACACCCTATCGACGCTGGAGCAGGACATCACTTACAAAGGCAGCGTGCTGAGGTACAGCGGCTCCTCCGCCGCCCTGGAGAGGATCCGCAGCTTCAGCCCTCTGAAGGAGCCTCTGACCGTCCAGGTCCTCACGGTCGGCGACCTGCCCCAGCCTAAGATCAAGTTCACCTATTTTGTGAAGAAGCCTGTGCAGCCCGGCTCTGAGAAGGCGCCCAGTAAAAAGAAAGAGTCTTTTAATGCCATCCGGGAGATCATCTCATCCGAGTGGGTCATCGAGGAGTGGGGTGAGTGCTCCAAGTCGTGCGGCTCTGGCTGGCAGCGGCGCTCGGTCGAGTGCCGGGACCTGCGAGGGCAGCCGGCCGCGGACTGCGCCAGGGAGCTGAAGCCCAGCGACATCCGGCCCTGCGCGGATGTGCCTTGCCCGCAGTGGCAGCTGGGGGACTGGTCGCCTTGTTCCAAGACGTGCGGGAAGGGTTTCAAGAAGAGAttgttaaaatgtatttcttatgACGGCAGCGTACTGCCACAAGAAAGCTGTGAGCCTTCCAAGAAGCCGAAACACCTGATAGACTTCTGTAATGTTACGGACTGCAGTTAA
- the ADAMTS1 gene encoding A disintegrin and metalloproteinase with thrombospondin motifs 1 isoform X2, giving the protein MRGAFYLRGREYLLQPAAAAPGRPRGAHLLRRRGTRRRGAARCAVAEGGAEPAEPAAAAAARTEPAELAESRSRRQKRFVSSPRYVETMLVADQSMAEFHGSGLKHYLLTLLSVAAKLYKHPSIRNSISLVVVKIMVIYEERKGPDISSNAALTLRNFCSWQKQHNPPSDRHAEHYDTAILFTRQDLCGAKTCDTLGMADVGTVCDLNRSCSIIEDDGLQAAFTTAHELGHVFNMPHDDAKQCASINGISRDFHMMASMLSNLDRSQPWSPCSAYMITTFLDNGHGECLLDKPHKPIQLPSDLPGTLYDANRQCQFTFGDESKHCPDAASTCTTLWCTGTSGGLLVCQTKHFPWADGTSCGEGKWCMNGKCVNKTEKKHYDTPVHGGWGLWGPWGECSRTCGGGVQYSFRECDNPIPRNGGKYCEGKRVQYRSCNVEDCPDNDGKTFREEQCEKHNEFSKSPFGSGPAVEWTPKFAGVSPKDRCKLVCRAKGTGYFFVLQPKVVDGTPCSPDSTSVCVQGQCVKAGCDRMIGSNKKFDKCGICGGNGSTCKKVSGTFVRANRPGYHDVVTIPAGATNIEVKQRNHRGARHDGSFLAIKAADGTYILNGDYTLSTLEQDITYKGSVLRYSGSSAALERIRSFSPLKEPLTVQVLTVGDLPQPKIKFTYFVKKPVQPGSEKAPSKKKESFNAIREIISSEWVIEEWGECSKSCGSGWQRRSVECRDLRGQPAADCARELKPSDIRPCADVPCPQWQLGDWSPCSKTCGKGFKKRLLKCISYDGSVLPQESCEPSKKPKHLIDFCNVTDCS; this is encoded by the exons ATGCGCGGCGCCTTCTACCTGCGCGGCCGCGAGTACCTGCtgcagccggccgccgccgcccccggccgcccccgcggagcTCACCTCCTGCGCCGCCGCGGgacccgccgccgcggcgccgcccgctgcGCCGTGGCcgagggcggcgcggagccggcggagccggcagcggcggcagcagcgcggacGGAGCCCGCCGAGCTCGCAG aaagtagaagcagaaggcagaaaaggTTCGTGTCCAGCCCACGCTATGTGGAGACCATGCTGGTGGCCGACCAGTCCATGGCCGAGTTCCACGGCAGCGGGCTCAAGCACTACCTCCTGACGCTGCTCTCAGTGGCGGCCAAGCTCTACAAGCATCCCAGCATTCGCAACTCCATCAGCCTGGTCGTGGTGAAAATCATGGTCATTTACGAGGAGCGGAAGGGGCCCGACATATCTTCCAACGCCGCCCTGACTTTGAGGAACTTCTGCAGCTGGCAGAAGCAGCACAACCCGCCCAGCGACCGGCACGCTGAGCACTACGACACAGCGATCCTCTTCACCAGACAG GACCTCTGCGGTGCCAAGACATGTGATACTCTTGGGATGGCTGATGTGGGAACAGTTTGTGATCTAAACCGCAGTTGCTCTATCATAGAAGACGACGGTTTGCAGGCTGCCTTTACAACAGCCCACGAGCTAG gccacgTGTTTAACATGCCTCATGATGATGCAAAGCAGTGTGCTAGTATTAATGGAATAAGCCGGGATTTCCACATGATGGCATCTATGCTTTCCAATCTGGATCGAAGCCAGCCTTGGTCTCCATGTAGTGCCTACATGATTACAACATTTTTGGATAATGGTCATG GTGAGTGTTTATTGGACAAGCCACACAAACCAATACAGCTTCCTTCTGACTTGCCTGGCACGTTGTATGATGCCAACAGGCAGTGCCAGTTTACATTTGGAGATGAGTCCAAACACTGCCCCGACGCAGCCAGTACGTGTACGACCTTGTGGTGTACTGGCACTTCTGGAGGACTGCTTGTGTGCCAAACTAAACACTTCCCTTGGGCAGACGGCACCAGTTGTGGAGAAGGGAAATGGTGCATGAATGGCAAGTGTGTGAATAAAACTGAGAAGAAGCATTATGAT ACACCGGTGCATGGCGGCTGGGGCTTGTGGGGGCCCTGGGGCGAGTGCTCCCGGACCTGCGGTGGTGGGGTGCAGTACTCATTCAGGGAGTGCGACAATCCCATCCCCAGGAACGGGGGGAAGTACTGCGAAGGGAAGCGGGTGCAATACAGATCGTGCAATGTCGAGGACTGTCCAGATAATGATG GCAAAACCTTTAGAGAGGAGCAATGTGAAAAGCACAATGAGTTTTCCAAGTCCCCCTTTGGAAGTGGACCTGCAGTGGAATGGACACCAAAGTTTGCTGGTGTCTCTCCAAAGGACAGATGCAAGCTGGTCTGCCGAGCAAAGGGAACgggatatttctttgttttacagcCAAAG GTTGTGGACGGTACCCCATGCAGCCCCGATTCCACCTCGGTCTGTGTCCAGGGGCAATGCGTGAAGGCTGGCTGTGACCGGATGATAGGGTCCAATAAGAAGTTTGACAAATGCGGTATCTGCGGTGGCAATGGCTCCACTTGTAAGAAAGTCTCTGGCACGTTTGTTAGAGCAAA CAGACCTGGCTATCACGACGTGGTCACCATTCCGGCCGGAGCGACCAACATTGAGGTCAAGCAGCGAAATCACAGGGGTGCCAGACACGATGGCAGTTTCCTCGCTATTAAAGCTGCCGACGGCACGTACATCCTAAACGGTGATTACACCCTATCGACGCTGGAGCAGGACATCACTTACAAAGGCAGCGTGCTGAGGTACAGCGGCTCCTCCGCCGCCCTGGAGAGGATCCGCAGCTTCAGCCCTCTGAAGGAGCCTCTGACCGTCCAGGTCCTCACGGTCGGCGACCTGCCCCAGCCTAAGATCAAGTTCACCTATTTTGTGAAGAAGCCTGTGCAGCCCGGCTCTGAGAAGGCGCCCAGTAAAAAGAAAGAGTCTTTTAATGCCATCCGGGAGATCATCTCATCCGAGTGGGTCATCGAGGAGTGGGGTGAGTGCTCCAAGTCGTGCGGCTCTGGCTGGCAGCGGCGCTCGGTCGAGTGCCGGGACCTGCGAGGGCAGCCGGCCGCGGACTGCGCCAGGGAGCTGAAGCCCAGCGACATCCGGCCCTGCGCGGATGTGCCTTGCCCGCAGTGGCAGCTGGGGGACTGGTCGCCTTGTTCCAAGACGTGCGGGAAGGGTTTCAAGAAGAGAttgttaaaatgtatttcttatgACGGCAGCGTACTGCCACAAGAAAGCTGTGAGCCTTCCAAGAAGCCGAAACACCTGATAGACTTCTGTAATGTTACGGACTGCAGTTAA